A DNA window from Arachis hypogaea cultivar Tifrunner chromosome 18, arahy.Tifrunner.gnm2.J5K5, whole genome shotgun sequence contains the following coding sequences:
- the LOC112769530 gene encoding uncharacterized mitochondrial protein AtMg00810-like, with product MNFEYDALIRNNTWQLMPLPADREAIGSKWVFWVKYKPDGSLDKYKAWLIAQGFHQRPGVDYKETFSPIVKPNYDPQPKGYEQGDSSMVCKLTKAFYGLKQAPRAWYTKLMGVLQALGFSPTRSDSSLLTHFFPTSTIFILIYVDDIIIIGSSQSKINSVISQLDSQFFLNHMGALHYFLGIQVTRSAEGCIFLNQGKYVQDVLVKVGMADCKSCATPVPSTLKLSATNSPSFDDPSLYRTVVDILQYLTVTRLEIAYCVNKVCQFMHAPTKEHCDSDWGSDPDDRKSTSGMCVFLGNNFISWTSKKQSLVARFSTEAEYRSLVLAVVELIWLKESVGRASGLVAKRP from the exons ATGAATTTTGAGTATGATGCATTGATCAGGAATAATACTTGGCAGTTGATGCCGTTGCCTGCGGATAGAGAAGCCATTGGCTCAAAATGGGTGTTTTGGGTTAAGTACAAACCTGATGGTTCTCTTGACAAGTACAAAGCCTGGCTCATTGCCCAGGGCTTTCATCAGCGTCCTGGTGTGGACTATAAGGAGACGTTTAGTCCAATAGTAAAGCCAAACTATGATCCG CAGCCAAAAGGGTATGAGCAGGGTGATAGCTCCATGGTGTGCAAGTTGACTAAGGCGTTCTATGGTCTCAAGCAGGCTCCTCGAGCCTGGTACACTAAGCTTATGGGGGTGTTGCAGGCACTTGGTTTCTCTCCTACCCGATCTGATTCCTCTTTGTTGACTCATTTCTTCCCTACCTCTACCATTTTTATcttgatatatgttgatgacattatcaTCATTGGTAGTTCACAGTCCAAAATTAATAGTGTCATTAGTCAACTTGACTCTCAATTTTTCTTGAATCATATGGGAGCCTTGCATTATTTTCTTGGAATTCAGGTCACTCGCTCGGCTGAAGGGTGCATCTTCCTTAATCAAGGGAAATATGTCCAGGATGTGCTTGTCAAAGTAGGGATGGCTGATTGCAAGTCATGTGCCACTCCAGTTCCATCTACCCTCAAACTTTCGGCCACTAACAGTCCATCCTTTGATGATCCCTCCTTGTATAGAACTGTTGTGGACATCTTGCAATATCTCACAGTGACACGGCTTGAGATTGCTTACTGTGTCAATAAGGTTTGCCAATTCATGCACGCCCCAACTAAGGAGCATTG TGATTCCGATTGGGGAAGTGATCCAGATGATCGCAAATCCACCAGTGGTATGTGTGTGTTTCTTGGCAATAATTTCATCTCTTGGACTTCGAAGAAGCAGTCCCTGGTGGCCCGTTTTAGTACCGAGGCTGAGTATCGATCCCTTGTCTTAGCTGTTGTCGAACTCATCTGGCTAAAGGAATCTGTTGGCAGAGCTTCGGGTCTTGTTGCCAAGCGTCCCTAA
- the LOC112769531 gene encoding uncharacterized protein, with the protein MDTRRKPSSMAIECLEMFHGIDRTAFRMLTQVLHREVKQSLMVMPFLLSMETMGLSGIVQTTIKKEGWFMNSLAEECVICLQCLLFPEFSGVVEKSRKLETLGHVLKTELTLYQVHRMRSVLLTIIPDTLSNICSRILGDITMDAVWLEYQRNPKRLLGFNTQDQCISVAPEASSRHNNGRGLHMQQGGRQTEQDKGKYKYVCKELDDAEHPKTLTVCFGRESMPTADGIAEFFCNFFGHVVQRVTVMPRRDIDSGDFAFVLFNDALILRIIMGDKNVVHHTIQDMKSWIRWWTGTHYRCVN; encoded by the coding sequence ATGGATACTAGAAGGAAGCCCTCAAGCATGGCAATCGAATGTTTGGAAATGTTCCATGGAATCGATCGAACTGCATTCAGGATGCTGACACAAGTCCTTCACCGTGAAGTTAAACAGTCCTTGATGGTCATGCCATTTCTACTGTCAATGGAGACCATGGGACTGAGTGGTATTGTGCAAACAACCATAAAAAAGGAAGGCTGGTTTATGAACAGTCTTGCCGAGGAATGTGTCATCTGTTTGCAATGCCTACTATTTCCGGAGTTCTCAGGGGTTGTGGAGAAATCCAGAAAACTCGAAACCCTCGGACACGTGCTAAAAACTGAGCTCACCTTATACCAGGTTCATAGGATGAGATCCGTCCTCCTAACGATAATTCCCGATACCCTCTCAAACATTTGCTCTAGAATTCTAGGCGACATAACAATGGATGCCGTGTGGTTGGAGTATCAGAGGAATCCTAAAAGACTATTGGGTTTCAACACACAAGACCAGTGCATATCAGTTGCACCAGAGGCATCGAGTAGACATAACAATGGCCGAGGATTGCATATGCAACAAGGAGGAAGGCAAACTGAGCAAGATAAGGGAAAGTATAAGTACGTCTGCAAGGAGCTGGATGACGCGGAACATCCAAAGACACTGACTGTATGCTTCGGTCGAGAGTCCATGCCCACTGCAGATGGCATTGCTGAGTTTTTCTGCAACTTCTTTGGTCATGTGGTTCAAAGGGTGACAGTCATGCCTCGGAGGGACATAGACTCGGGTGATTTTGCTTTCGTTCTTTTCAACGACGCATTAATCCTGCGCATTATCATGGGGGACAAAAATGTTGTTCATCATACCATACAAGACATGAAAAGTTGGATCAGATGGTGGACAGGAACACATTATCGCTGTGTGAATTAG